From a single Coregonus clupeaformis isolate EN_2021a unplaced genomic scaffold, ASM2061545v1 scaf1911, whole genome shotgun sequence genomic region:
- the LOC123487937 gene encoding N-lysine methyltransferase KMT5A-like, translated as MRRDYVIAHFPRREPTARKAEKYIKRQNWEKNKVKVEDVLRYWQPSTNIDTKNENKAIMKLVKSQKWRGLYISNDPVKGRKVMTTRKFAEGEVVCDYHGLPLSGKQGKELLAATDEDEMGYLYFYRDVSGKTCCIDAKTVPCPCHPEKDTLGRRINHSRKRSNIKAQLQQLEEDGKVWNVILFIAQRDIPVQEELLFDYGVSRKYFGGEG; from the exons ATGAGACGGGATTATGTGATCG CTCACTTCCCCAGAAGAGAACCCACTGCCAGAAAAGCAGAGAAATACATTAAACGGCAGAACTGGGAGAAGAACAAAGTGAAGGTGGAGGATGTCCTTCGTTACTGGCAACCTTCAACCAACATTGACACAAAAAATGAAAACAAAGCAATTATGAAACTGGTGAAGTCCCAGAAGTGGAGAGGATTGTACATTTCCAATGACCCTGTCAAAGGAAGAAAGGTCATGACAACACGGAAATTTGCTGAAGGGGAAGTCGTCTGTGACTACCACGGTCTCCCACTCTCAGGGAAGCAGGGGAAAGAACTTTTGGCAGCAACAGATGAAGACGAGATGGGGTACCTATATTTCTACAGGGATGTATCAGGGAAAACGTGCTGCATAGATGCCAAGACTGTGCCCTGCCCTTGCCACCCAGAGAAGGACACACTTGGACGGAGGATCAACCACTCCAGAAAGAGAAGCAACATTAAAGCTCAGCTTCAGCAACTTGAAGAGGATGGCAAAGTGTGGAACGTCATCCTTTTCATTGCCCAACGAGACATTCCGGTGCAGGAAGAACTGTTGTTTGACTATGGGGTGTCAAGAAAATATTTTGGTGGAGAAGGATAA